Proteins found in one Deltaproteobacteria bacterium CG11_big_fil_rev_8_21_14_0_20_42_23 genomic segment:
- a CDS encoding dCTP deaminase, with protein sequence MILSDQGILDAIEKGEIVVKPYRQQCLGSNSYDVHLGKILATYKDTILDAKKDHELDYITIPEEGFVIQPETLYLGITEEYTETHKHVPFLEGKSSAGRLGIDIHATAGKGDVGFCNYWTLEISCKQPVRIYAGMPIGQLIYFAVEGDVINSYANKKCAKYNEKDPKPVGSRMWMNFEKNNAKNPYGLCEE encoded by the coding sequence ATGATTTTATCAGACCAGGGAATTCTAGATGCGATTGAAAAAGGTGAGATTGTGGTGAAGCCATATCGCCAACAGTGTTTGGGATCAAATTCTTACGATGTGCATCTTGGAAAAATACTGGCAACCTACAAAGATACAATTCTCGATGCGAAAAAAGATCATGAGCTTGATTACATCACTATTCCGGAAGAAGGTTTTGTCATCCAACCGGAAACCCTTTATTTAGGCATCACAGAAGAATACACCGAAACGCACAAACATGTTCCTTTTCTTGAGGGAAAATCGAGTGCTGGCCGGCTTGGTATCGATATTCATGCTACAGCAGGAAAAGGTGATGTTGGTTTTTGCAATTATTGGACTTTAGAAATTTCGTGCAAGCAACCGGTACGTATTTATGCGGGAATGCCTATTGGCCAGCTTATTTATTTTGCGGTTGAAGGTGATGTTATCAACTCTTACGCCAATAAAAAATGTGCAAAGTACAACGAGAAAGATCCAAAGCCCGTTGGTTCTCGCATGTGGATGAATTTCGAAAAAAATAACGCCAAAAATCCTTACGGACTTTGCGAGGAATAA